GGGAGGATCGTCGACGAACGAGCAGTCCGGGGAGAGCGAACCGACGGAGGTGACGCGACCGTGAGCGTCTCGCAACCGGTCGGCGAGGGGGAGCAGGTAGAGGAGGTGTCACAGGAGTCGACCCCCGACGAGCAGGAGCAGACGGAGTCGGAGACCGAACTGTCGCTGGACGTGATGTTCGAGATCCTCAAAAACGAGCGGCGGCGGTTCGTCCTGCAGTACTTCGAGGACCGCGAGGGCCCGGTCGCGCTGGGGGACCTGGCCGAGCACGTCGCGGCCAGGGAAAACGACAAGCCCGAGCGCGAACTCACGTCCGGGGAGCGAAAGCGCGTGTACGTCGGGCTGTACCAGTGCCACCTGCCCAAGATGAACGACGCCGGCATCGTCGACTTCAACCGGGACCGGGGGCGGATCGAACTGGGTGAGAACGCCGACCTGCTGACGGAGTACCTCGACACGGACGAGACGACCGAACGGCCCTGGCCGCAGTACTACCTCGGCATCGCCGCCGCCGGCGGGACGCTGTTCGGGCTGGGCCAGTTCGGCCTGTACCCGGTCCCCTGGCTGACGACGGTGGTGGCCGCCGTCGTCATCGTCGCCTTCGCCGCCTGCGCGCTGGTCCACGACCGGGCGGTGGCCGAGTAACGTCGCCGCCGAAGTGCCCTCCTACCGGAACTAAGTTCGTTCTGCTACCGCGCCAACAACTCAATAACAAAGGGTTGCCCCGGGCAACCCCGTGTTACTACGTGACACTTCGGCCCCCGAGGCCGAACGGACAGCACGGGTAACCGACATGAAAGACGCAACTGACATCGGGGGAGCGAGTCGCGGGTGGACCGCGACCGCGCCCCGCGAACCTGACCAGCTATGTGTGGAATAACCGCTCACGTCGGCAGCGACGAGGCCGTCGAGGACCTGCTCACCGGACTGGAGAACCTGGAGTACCGCGGCTACGACTCCGCGGGGGTCGCGGTGAAAAACGGCGTCGGCATCGACGTGTGCAAACGCCAGGGCGAGATCTCGAAGCTCAAGGAGCGCATCCGGGGCGAGGTCGACGGCGGCGGCAAC
This genomic interval from Halostella salina contains the following:
- a CDS encoding DUF7344 domain-containing protein, whose amino-acid sequence is MSVSQPVGEGEQVEEVSQESTPDEQEQTESETELSLDVMFEILKNERRRFVLQYFEDREGPVALGDLAEHVAARENDKPERELTSGERKRVYVGLYQCHLPKMNDAGIVDFNRDRGRIELGENADLLTEYLDTDETTERPWPQYYLGIAAAGGTLFGLGQFGLYPVPWLTTVVAAVVIVAFAACALVHDRAVAE